The window CTGAGCCGGGGCAGTATCGAGGAGAGGGGTGGTGGCGGGGGATGATTACCCCATCTCCTCCAGCGCCTTGCCCTTGGTCTCCGGCACCCACTTGAGGATGAACGGGATCGAGAGCAGGGCGAAGAACGTGTAGATCACGTACGCGCCGGACAGGTTCCAGTCCGAGAGCGTCGGGAACGTGACGGTGACGACCCAGTTGGCGACCCACTGGGCCGCGGCGGCGACGCCGAGCGCCGCGGCCCGGATGCGGTTCGGGAACATCTCGCCGAGCAGCACCCAGACCACCACGCCCCAGGACAGGGCGAAGAAGAGCACGAAGGAGTGCGCGGCGATCAGTGCGACCGTGCCCTGGACCTCGGGGATGGAGATCTCGCCGGCGACCTCGGACTTGTAGGAGAAGGCCCACGCGCAGAGGCCGAGCGAGACGGCCATGCCGGCCGAGCCGATGAGGGCGAGCGGCTTGCGGCCGACCCGGTCGACGAAGATCATCGCGATCACCGTGCCGACGATGTTGATGATCGACGTGGTGAAGGAGTAGAGGAACGAGCTGCTCGGGTCGATGCCGACGGACTGCCACAGCGAGGAGCTGTAGTAGAAGATCACGTTGATGCCGACGAGCTGCTGGAAGACGGAGAGGCCGATGCCGACCCAGACGATGGGCAGCAGGCCGAAGCGGCCGCCGAGCAGGTCCTTGAAGGTGGACTTGTGCTCGGAGTGCATCGCCAGCTCGATCTCGTGGACGCGGCCGTCCAGATCGACCTTCGAGCCCTCGACCTCGCTCAGCACCTTCCTGGCCTCGTCGTTACGGCCGACGGAGATCAGGAAGCGGGGGGACTCCGGGATGACGAAGGACATCAGGCCGTAGAGCACGGCCGGGACGACCATGACGCCCAGCATCCACTGCCAGGCCTCCAGGCCGCCGATCTCGCCGCGCTGGTCGCCGTCGGCGAGGTTCAGGATGGCCCAGTTGACCAGCTGGGAGACGGCGATGCCGATGACGATGGCGGCCTGCTGGAAGGAGGCGAGCCGGCCGCGGTAGGCGGGCGGGGAGACCTCGGCGATGTAGGCGGGGCCGATGACGGAGGCCATGCCGATGCCGAAGCCGCCGATGACCCGCCACATGGCCAGGTCCCAGAGGGCGAACGGGAGGGCCGAGCCGATGGCGCTCGCCGTGAAGAGAACGGCCGCGATCTGCATGCAGCGGATTCGGCCGATCCGGTCGGCGAGGCGGCCCGCGGTGGCGGCACCGAACGCGCAGCCGATCAGCGCGGCGGCGATCACCTGGGCGAGCACCTCCGAACCGACGTCGAACCGTTCGCGGATCGCGACGACGGCGCCGTTGATGACGGAGCTGTCGTACCCGAAGAGGAAACCGCCCATGGCCGCGGCCGCGGCGATGAAGATGACGTGGCCGAGGTGGTCGGGCCGCGGCGAGGATCCGCCTCCCGGCGCCGGGGTCTGCGCAGTGCTGCTGGTCAAGGTGTGCTCCGTGGGGGATTCGTCCGTCCTCACAGTGGCGCACAGTTCAAGATCGGGCACCACCTGAAGGCGGGGGGACAGCGGAGCGAGCCTATTCGTTCATTTCCTGAAGTCAAGACTGGATGCAAAGTGCGCAAGGCCAGGGAAGCGCCGGTTTTGAATTCACTTATTGAAGTGATAGGGGTTAGCGGAGACGCTGGCTGATGACCTTGGAGACCCCGTCTCCCTGCATCGAGACGCCGTAGAGCGCGTCCGCGATCTCCATCGTCCGCTTCTGGTGCGTGATGACGATGAGCTGCGAGCTCTCCTGGAGCTCCTCCATGATCCGGATCAGCCGCTGCAGGTTGGTGTCGTCGAGCGCGGCCTCGACTTCGTCCATCACGTAGAAGGGGCTGGGGCGCGCCTTGAAGATGGACACCAGCAGCGCCACGGCGGTCAGCGAGCGTTCGCCACCCGAGAGCAGCGACAGCCGCTTGACCTTCTTGCCCGGCGGGCGGGCCTCGACGTCGACGCCGGTGGTCAGCATGTTGTCGGGGTCGGTGAGGATCAGCCGGCCCTCGCCGCCGGGGAACAGCCGCGAGAACACCCCCTCGAACTCCCGGGCCGTGTCCCGGTACGCCTCCGTGAAGACCTGCTCGACGCGCTCGTCGACCTCCTTCACGACTTGAAGGAGATCGGCTCGGGTCTTACGGAGATCCTCCAGCTGCTCGCTGAGGAACTGGTGGCGCTCCTCCAGGGCCGCGAACTCCTCCAGCGCGAGCGGGTTGACCTTGCCGAGCTGCTGGTAGGCGCGTTCGGCCGCCTTGAGCTGTTTCTCCTGCTGTGCCCGGACGAAGGGGCCGGGCAGGTTCCGCGGATGCTCCGGATCCTCCGGCAGCTCCTCGCCCTCGGCGGGCGGGGACGGGGGCACCGGCTGGTCGGGGCCGTACTCGGCGACGAGCCCGGCGGCCTCCATGCCGAAGTCCTCCAGCGCCTTGGCCTCCAGCGCCTCGATGCGCAGCCGCTGCTCGGCGCCGAGCACCTCGCCGCGGTGGACGGAGTCGGTGAGCTTGTCGAGCTCCCCCTTCAGTTCGCGCCCGCGGTTCCTCGCCTCGCCGAGCTCCCGCTCGCGCAGCCCCTTGGCCTGTTCGGCCAGCGCGCGCTCCTCGTCGGCCCTGCGGAGCGAGACCTCCACGTGCGCGAGGAGCTGCCGGGAGCCGTCGGCCACCGCCCGGGCCACCTCCGCCTCGTGCCGCCGCCGCGCCCGGCGCCGCTCGGCGCGGGTCCGGGCCTCGCGTTCCGCCCGGGCCGCGCGGTCGAGTGAGTCCGCCCGCCCGGCCAGTCCCTTGACCCGCTCCTCATGGGTCCGCAGCTGCAGCCGGGCCTCCATCTCGGTCTGCCGGGCGTTGGCCCCGTCGGCCGCGAGGCGGTCGCGCCGGGAGCTGTCCGGCTCCTCCTCGACCGGCATCTCCTCGGCGGTCTCGAGCCGCTGCGCGCACTCCTCCACGTCGGCCAGCGCCTGCTCCAGCGCGTCCTGGGCCTTGGCCGCGGCGGCCGCACTGCGCTCGGCCTCGCCTGCGGCCCCCTTCGCCTGGCCGGCGAGCCGCCCGAGCTGCTGGGCGACCCCGGCCCGGGCCTGTTCCGCGGCGCGCCGCCGCTCGGCGAGCTCCTCGACCAGGGCGGCCGTGTCCTGCCGGCGTGCCTGGGCGGCCGTCTGGGCCTCGCCGAGCTCCGCGCAGCGGTCGTCCAGGCGGGCCAGTTCCGCCGCCGCCTCGTCGACGGCGGCCCGGACCTCGATCAGGCTGGGGGCCCCGGCGGAGCCGCCGTGCGCGAGGTGTGCCCCGAGCACGTCGCCGTCGAGGGTCACGGCCACGGCGTCGGGCCGCGCCGCGACGAGTGCCTCGGCCTCGTCGAGCGTCCCGACCACGACGTGGTCGCGCAGCACCCAGGCGGCTGCCCGGCGCGCCTCCTCGTCCCCGTCGACCAGGCGGGCGGCGGGCACTCCCTCGCCTGCGGCCAGGCCCGCGGGGCTCTGCCCCGCACCCCGCGCCTCAATCGCCGAGGAGGCTGAAACAACCGGCCCGGCCTGCGCGTGAGCGGCTGGTACGGCCAGAGCCCGCTCGCCGGAAGCGCCGGGGTGGGGCAAGCCTCCCTCGGCCTCGCCCTGCCTGGACAGCACGGTGCCCGACGGAGCGCCGCAAGCCGGCACCTGACCCGGGACGACGGTGTCCACGCCGACCGCCGGCGCAAGCCCGCCACTCCGTCCCGGCAGGCCAGACCCTTCCCCAGCAACCTCGGCTCGAGGCCCCTGGCCCGACCAGGCATGGCTCGCCGGAGCAACCTCAGGGCCGTGGACCTGGCCCGGCAGGGCAGGGCCCGCCGAAGGGGTGGGCTGCGGCCCGTGGCTCTGGGCCGGCGGGGTGGGCGGGGCCTTCGGGTCCGCGGCACCGCGCGGGAGGGGGGCCGGTGGGGTGATCAGCAGGGTGGCGCGGCCCGCGTCCGCCGCGCGGAGGTGGCGGATGGCGGCGGCCGCCGCCGCCGGGGAGGCCACCGCCAGGGCGTCCGCCGCCGAGCCCAGCGCCGCGGCCACGGCGATTTCGCAGCCCGGGGTCACCGACAGCCGCTCCGCCGCCGGGCCCAGCAGCCCGGCCAGCCGCTCCCGCGCCGCGAGCAGCGCCCCCGTACCGTCCTTGCGGCGCAGCCCCAGCGC of the Streptomyces sp. NBC_01294 genome contains:
- a CDS encoding sugar porter family MFS transporter; protein product: MTSSTAQTPAPGGGSSPRPDHLGHVIFIAAAAAMGGFLFGYDSSVINGAVVAIRERFDVGSEVLAQVIAAALIGCAFGAATAGRLADRIGRIRCMQIAAVLFTASAIGSALPFALWDLAMWRVIGGFGIGMASVIGPAYIAEVSPPAYRGRLASFQQAAIVIGIAVSQLVNWAILNLADGDQRGEIGGLEAWQWMLGVMVVPAVLYGLMSFVIPESPRFLISVGRNDEARKVLSEVEGSKVDLDGRVHEIELAMHSEHKSTFKDLLGGRFGLLPIVWVGIGLSVFQQLVGINVIFYYSSSLWQSVGIDPSSSFLYSFTTSIINIVGTVIAMIFVDRVGRKPLALIGSAGMAVSLGLCAWAFSYKSEVAGEISIPEVQGTVALIAAHSFVLFFALSWGVVVWVLLGEMFPNRIRAAALGVAAAAQWVANWVVTVTFPTLSDWNLSGAYVIYTFFALLSIPFILKWVPETKGKALEEMG
- a CDS encoding AAA family ATPase produces the protein MHLKSLTLRGFKSFASATTLRFEPGITCVVGPNGSGKSNVVDALSWVMGEQGAKSLRGGKMEDVIFAGTTGRPPLGRAEVSLTIDNSDGALPIDYAEVTITRIMFRGGSSEYQINGDTCRLLDIQELLSDSGIGREMHVIVGQGQLDSVLHADPMGRRAFIEEAAGVLKHRKRKEKALRKLDAMQANLARVQDLNDELRRQLKPLGRQAAVARRAAVIQADLRDARLRLLADDLVVLRRALDAEIADEAALKERKEAAEAQLAGALRREAELEEAVRELAPRLQRAQQTWYELSQLAERVRGTASLADARVKSATAPVEEERRGRDPEDMEREAARIREQEAELTAALEAASRALEDTAEHRAELERALAEEERRLRDAARAIADRREGLARLTGRLGAARSRAGAAQAEIDRLVAARDGAEARAAAAQAEYEALAEEVGGLDDPSADTDHAAARAELTAAEAELSAARDALSGAERSRAAVSARRDALALGLRRKDGTGALLAARERLAGLLGPAAERLSVTPGCEIAVAAALGSAADALAVASPAAAAAAIRHLRAADAGRATLLITPPAPLPRGAADPKAPPTPPAQSHGPQPTPSAGPALPGQVHGPEVAPASHAWSGQGPRAEVAGEGSGLPGRSGGLAPAVGVDTVVPGQVPACGAPSGTVLSRQGEAEGGLPHPGASGERALAVPAAHAQAGPVVSASSAIEARGAGQSPAGLAAGEGVPAARLVDGDEEARRAAAWVLRDHVVVGTLDEAEALVAARPDAVAVTLDGDVLGAHLAHGGSAGAPSLIEVRAAVDEAAAELARLDDRCAELGEAQTAAQARRQDTAALVEELAERRRAAEQARAGVAQQLGRLAGQAKGAAGEAERSAAAAAKAQDALEQALADVEECAQRLETAEEMPVEEEPDSSRRDRLAADGANARQTEMEARLQLRTHEERVKGLAGRADSLDRAARAEREARTRAERRRARRRHEAEVARAVADGSRQLLAHVEVSLRRADEERALAEQAKGLRERELGEARNRGRELKGELDKLTDSVHRGEVLGAEQRLRIEALEAKALEDFGMEAAGLVAEYGPDQPVPPSPPAEGEELPEDPEHPRNLPGPFVRAQQEKQLKAAERAYQQLGKVNPLALEEFAALEERHQFLSEQLEDLRKTRADLLQVVKEVDERVEQVFTEAYRDTAREFEGVFSRLFPGGEGRLILTDPDNMLTTGVDVEARPPGKKVKRLSLLSGGERSLTAVALLVSIFKARPSPFYVMDEVEAALDDTNLQRLIRIMEELQESSQLIVITHQKRTMEIADALYGVSMQGDGVSKVISQRLR